GCCCTACAAAGGGGCAGCATCGACGATCAGCCGGCCGGGCCCGGGCTCGCTCTCCATCTTCAAGATCGACACCGTCACACCCGGCAAGCTGGTTTCGGCGGGAGCCACCAACACCAGCACCAGCCCCGACGACGTGGTGATCGCTCCCTAGAGGGCGAGCGCGGCCCGTGATATAAATCCCCGGTCCCGCGCAGCACTGATCGAGCCCCGTGTGGAGGCCCGTGCTGCGCCGGCGAGGCAAGGCCATGCAGAAAGTGCGCACCATCGGGATCTGCACCGGCGGGGGCGACTGTCCCGGCCTGAACGCTGTCATCCGGGCCGCGGTCAAGACGGCCATCCTGAAATACAACTGGCGGGTGATCGGGGTCCGCGACGGCTTCGATGGCCTGATCTGGCCGTCGGAAAAGACCATGCCGCTGGACATGCAGAGCGTGAGCGGCATCCTGCCCCGCGGCGGCACCATCCTGGGCACCACCAACCGCGGCGATCCGTTCAAGTACAAGATCATGGAGGGCGACGTCGAGGTAGTGAAAGACTTCTCCGACGACGTGATCCGCAACGCCCACGCCATCGGCATGGACGCGCTGATCGTGGTGGGGGGCGACGGCACCCAGAAGATCGGTCTCGGCCTGCACGACAAGGGATTGAAGGTGGTGGGCGTGCCCAAGACCATCGACAACGACCTGTCGGCCACGGAGATCACCTTCGGCTTCGATACGGCCCTGCACACCTGCACCGAGGCCATCGATAAGATCCACACCACCGCGGTCTCGCATCACCGGGTGATGGTGGTGGAGGTCATGGGGCGCGACGCCGGGTGGATCGCGCTGGAATCGGGGCTGGCCGGCGGCGCCCACGTCATCCTGATCCCTGAGATCCCATTCACCATCGAGAAGGTGTGCGAGTTCGTCGCCGACCGGACCCGGGCGGGACGCAAGTTCACCATCATCGTGGTGGCGGAAGGGGTGAAGCTGCCACCCGACCTGTGCGCCACGTTCGAGAGGGAAAAGCGGGCGGTGCCGCGCGGCGGGAGCGTCGGGAACCTGATCGGGGATGCCATCGGGCGCGGCACCCGGCGCGAGACCCGGGTGACGGTCCTGGGACACGTGCAACGGGGCGGGTCGCCCTCGCCCTTCGACCGCATCCTGAGCACGCGCTTCGGAGTGGCGGCGGTCGAACTCATCGCCAAGGGTGAGTTCGGGAAGATGGTGGCGCTGCGCGACGCGCGCGTGATCTCCGTGCCCATCTCCGAAGCCATCGGGCGAATGAAGGCCGTGGAGCCGTCGAGCGAGC
The window above is part of the Terriglobales bacterium genome. Proteins encoded here:
- a CDS encoding ATP-dependent 6-phosphofructokinase produces the protein MLRRRGKAMQKVRTIGICTGGGDCPGLNAVIRAAVKTAILKYNWRVIGVRDGFDGLIWPSEKTMPLDMQSVSGILPRGGTILGTTNRGDPFKYKIMEGDVEVVKDFSDDVIRNAHAIGMDALIVVGGDGTQKIGLGLHDKGLKVVGVPKTIDNDLSATEITFGFDTALHTCTEAIDKIHTTAVSHHRVMVVEVMGRDAGWIALESGLAGGAHVILIPEIPFTIEKVCEFVADRTRAGRKFTIIVVAEGVKLPPDLCATFEREKRAVPRGGSVGNLIGDAIGRGTRRETRVTVLGHVQRGGSPSPFDRILSTRFGVAAVELIAKGEFGKMVALRDARVISVPISEAIGRMKAVEPSSELVRTARAVGICFGD